Genomic DNA from Lactuca sativa cultivar Salinas chromosome 8, Lsat_Salinas_v11, whole genome shotgun sequence:
aacctatttgaaaaaaataaattacaaaattaataaataactatagatatatattataaataaataaataaataataaatgtttatttggttttttggaatattcggttcttattttataaaccaaaatcaatccaaaaacaaaaataataattcggttttgttgaaaaccaatccaaaaatctgaatatccgaaccaaattgttcaatccaaattgtccaattggacaattcggttttatccaaatagtgaacaaccctaacaatatatgattttaaattaaattgtttgtttaaaTTAGAAGTAACTGATTAATTaagataataaaaatatattaaaatacaaACCTAATAAACTAGGATTTCATTGTGGAGATTGAAATGCAATTTGATctattaaaaaaaatttgttgCCTTAATTCTTTAATTCACATGTCTCAACATATAAGTTATTTTCTTCATTATGAATTTAAGTTTAGAATGAAATGGGTCATCTTATAATTCACAGTCTTGACATTTTTTATTCAAAAGAAATATAAAAATTTGTATATAGGGTGCGCTAAGGTCCACTCTTACACCCATATAGTTACACCTCTATAGAGGGAAGGGAGCTTGGTTCTTTAATGATGAACCTTGGGCATGGTTCACCACCGGAACCACCAATGAACGACACGCCACTATCATGTCAAACAACCTTGAAGCCACAAGAGAGAAAGGGAATCAACGTTTTTCTGTAGGGCTCGCGAAccatttaataacataaaaacaataGGAAGTGTATAAGAGTCCCTCTCTAGGCATTTAACGAAGCTATTTAGATGAAATTAGACTTAGTACCACAACACAATTGTAAACTACAAAAACCAGCCATGTTAAAAAATCCAATATTAAAAGTAAATGTATGCTTTTGAACATATGTGCAATTTACTCTTAATTTTATTGGTAGGAGCAGTTTTCCATATATTTTTGGGCATTTTCAACTTGGGAGGAGCATCAATATTGGTGGCGGTTGCCGGTGGGTCCCGGCGTTGAAACCCACAAAGAGACGCGTGGACATAACACGCATCGAAACATTAATCAAAAGGAAAACCAGAGGAGGAGCCGTTTGCACCACCGCGTTCTGTTTACTCTTTCCACCTCAGCTCTCATAAAAAAGAGACCTAAACTTCTCCATCATTTCATTCTTCAAACCCAAGCAAGAATTATTCCCAATTTCCCAATTTCCCAACCCAATTCATCTTTACTTACCCCTTTTCTCTTTCACGTTTTCTGAAATTTATACAGAATTCGATTTATAACCACTCTTTCAGCTTTTCAGATACCCACAGGTCTTCGATTTGTTCAGTTGACAGACAATCGGAGAAGCCCACCACCAGTTCACCATAAGCGGTACCGGCGTCATGCCAATTGAGAACACCGCTGGCTATATGATCCCTGTGTTGCCATCAAATGACCTCTCATATCCCTTTGGCCAACAAGGTTTGGATCTATCTGACTCTGAGCTTCGGGAAACCGCGTATGAGATCTTCGTCGGGGCTTGTCGGAGCTCCGGTGGAGGTAGGCCGTTGACTTATGTGTCTCAGTCGTCTGGGAGGTCATCTGACAAGGCATCATCGTTGCCGTCGCTGCAGAGGTCATTGACGTTGACGGCAGCCAGTAAGGTGAAGAAGGCGTTGGGTATCAAGCATAAAAAGAAAAACAACAGTTCCGAATCGAATGCTTCTTCGACGGAGAATCGGCCGGCGACAATAGGTGAGCTGATGAGGGTTCAGATGAGGATCTCGGAGCAAATTGATTCTAGGGTTCGACGTGCATTATTAAGAATCGCCGCTGGACAGGTAATCATGCTAATAATTTAGAGAATTACAGTCCCTTTAAACTTGTTTCGTCTGCGATCACTCTAATTACAAACTTTTTGCAGCTTGGTAGGCGCATCGAATCAATAGTTCTACCCATAGAGCTTTTACAGCAATTTAAATCATCCGATTTCCCAAATCAACGAGAATATGAAGTATGGCAAAAGAGAAAATTGAAGGTACTCGAGGCCGGACTGTTGCTCCACCCTAAACTACCTCTTGATCGGAAAGACCCATCGGCTCAAAAACTCCGACAGATCATAAGGGCGGCTCACGACCGACCAATTGAGACCGGAAAATACAGTGAAGCGTTTCAAACCCTACGAACAATTACAATGGAGCTTGCTTCTCGGTCATCTGACGATTATACCCCTGACACATGCCATTGGGCAGATGGATCCCCATTGAATCTTCGTCTCTACCAAATTCTTCTTGAAGCTCTTTTTGATGTCGAAGAGCCAACATCCATGATTGAAGAGGTCGATGAGGTGTTAGAACTCGTAAAAAAGACATGGGGAATCTTGGGAATTGATGAAAAACTCCATAATCTTTGTTTTTCGTGGGTTTTATTCAACCATTATGTATCCACAGGTCAAGTTGAGAACGATTTCCTTTTTGCTGCTGATAATTTATTGCTTGAAATCAAGAAAGATGCAAAGTCAACTTTGGATTCTGTTTATACCAAGACTTTGTGTTCCACATTGAACTCGATGTTGGAGTGGGCAGAAAGGGGGCTTTTAGGGTACCATGAGTCGTTTTACAGGGGTAATATCGACTTAATGCAAAGTATTCTATCACTAGCGTTATCTGCTGCCACCATATTGGCTGAAGAAAATCCTCGTGAAAATGGCGGAATGAAAGTCATTGATGTTGCAAATGCCAAAGTTGATATCTACATCAGATCATCCATGCGCAAAGCTTTTAATCAGGCAAGTTTTGATCTTTTGCATTAATTAGCTAGAAATAGCTCTACATACTTAGCATCTAGAAGACAAACCCTTTTGTAGAACTAATCTTTCTTGTGTTTCTTCTATTTAGGAAATTGAGAAAGTGCGTGTAAGTCGAaagtcaacaaaaagtcaactaAACAGTCTTCCATCACTCTGCATACTTGCCCAAGATGTGACTGACCTTGCTTTTACTGAAAAGGAGATTTACAGCCCAATTTTACAAAAATGGCATCCTCTTGCAGTTGGGGTGGCAGTAGCCACTCTCCATTCATGTTTTGGACAAGAAATCAAGAAATTTGTTTCAGGAATCAGTGAGTTGACTCCAGGTGTTATTCAAGTGCTAATAGCAGCTGATAAGTTGGAAAAAGATTTAGTACAAATGGCAGTTGAAGATTCGGTCAACAGTGATGATGGTGGAAAGTCAATAATTCAAGAAATGAGTCCTTATGAAGCCGAAGGTGTGATTGTGGATTTGGTTAAATCTTGGATAAAAACTCGAGTTGATAGACTTGAAGAATGGGTTGATAGAACTTTGCAACAAGAGGTAACTTTTATACTTCTTTTAGTAACCAAGTTTTACATTTGTTCCGCTTTGGTCCCTCaagtttttaattttctttttcgttTATAGGAGTGGGACCCACGAGCAAATAGAGAACGTTTTGCTCCTTCTGCGGTTGAAGTTTTAAGAACTATTGATGAAACTTTGGAAGCTTTCTTTTTATTACCAATTCCTATGCATCCCGATTTACTACCCGAGTTGATGAGTGGTCTTGATAGATGCCTTCAAGATTACATTTTAAAGGCAAAATCCGGTTCTGGTAAgtattactttattttatattctTTCTGCAAAAAGGGTTGTCCTTACAGGAACAACCCTAACCCTCCTGAGCTGAGTTGGCCCACACTGCAGTGTGGGCCAACTAACTGGCCAGCTCAAGGGTTACTGAAAGAATTACCTTTTTCAGAAGATGACTATTTATTTTCTTGTTATAGGATCTCGACGATCTTTTCTTCCAATTTTGCCCCCATTGACTCGATGCAAAGGTGGGTCAAAACTCAATGGTGTCTTTAAGAAAAAAGATCGGTTACAAATAAGTCAAAGGAGGAAACTTTTACCAAATACTACAACAAATGGTAACGATTCTTCCCATAGTATCCAACATTTATGTGTTCGGGTCAATACTTTTCACTACATTAGGAAAGATCTAGAAGTCTTGGAAAAAAGAGCAATCGCGCATTTAAAAAGCAACGGAATCCGTGAGGGTAATTTCGTCAAAAAACACTTTGAGTTATCTTTATCCGCGTGTGTAGAAGCAATCCAACAAGTATGCGAGGCAACCGCATATAAAGTCATATTTCATGAATTAGATCATGTGTTCTATAACGGATTATACACAACCGAAGTTTCATCATCATCAAGAATCGAACCGTTTTTACAAGAACTCGAACAAAATCTTGAAATCATAGCGGAAACTGTACAAGAAAACACGATTCGAACGCGTCTAATCACGAACATAATGAGAGCTTCGTTTGAGGGGTTTTTGTTGATTTTGCTTGCGGGAGGGCCTTCTCGTAATTTCACACTCGAAGATTCTTCGATGATACAAGAGGATTTTAAGTTTCTTATGGATTTGTTTTGGTCAAATGGCGATGGATTACCGAGTGATTTAATCGGGAAACATTCGGTTGTAGTGAAAGGGGTTTTACCTCTTTTAGGTATTGATACAAGTCTTCTTATTGAGAAATTTAAATCTTTAGTTGTTGATAATGATGGTCATGTTTCATCAACAAAATCAAGACTTCCTTTGCCTCCAACAACCGAGGCGTGGGGTCCGGGTGAAGCGAACACGGTTTTGAGAGTGTTGTGTTATCGGAATGATAAGGAGGCTACCGTGTTCTTGAAGAAGAATTATAATTTCCCGAAAAAGCTTTGATGGTTTTTGTGATTATAGCTTTGGGGTTGTAGATAATACGAGAGACGCCAGTTGATCGATAATGTGTTTTTGGTttgtgttttatagtgatgtggGATGAAACCCAGAGATATTTATTGTATATGGGTTATGAGAAGTTTTTGAGATGCATTGAatgtttatggtttcaaattTTAAATGTATATTTCTTCATTGTAGTGATTTAAAGTCACTATTAATGTGTAATCATGAATTGCTAAGATATTCTTAAATAATAACAAAGATATGTTGAATTTATATATCAtgttcgaaaaaaaaaaaaaatcaactatgTTTGTATGTATTTGATAGAAGCCAATTATGGATGACTAGTCCCCTTTAGAAATATAGATAGGAGAGATATTAGAGAAACACAAATGAAACCATTTTCTTACTTCATTCATAAAACTCACAAAATGAAATTACAGGAACATAAATACGTAACTTGAGCATAAACTAAGGAGTAGTGGGAAAATGGAAATCATGGGCAACTAATTTTGACAGGAAACTAAAGAACGTGAGCTTTTACTACCTAATTGCATGCATCATGGAAAAAAGGAACATATGAATTGGTCTTCTAAGTCAACATAGACGTATCAGTATTGTATTTTAAttgaagtttatttatttatatttttaaaacaaaCGTAGATTGTTGAATTAGTTAGAACTGTATACAACCAAGGTTGTATGCCTTCCTATGTCACGGGAGCCTGGAATGCATTATATGGAAAATGGCAACGTACTTTTAAGtcatattaattttattaaaccaaTGAATGGAGCCTGTAGGTAtgatattattttatgtaaaCTCATTTAGTATTTTATATAGATGTATAGGAAATCAATTGATTTATATATTTTGGTTATATTTTGTATTGAGATAAATTacgaaaaaaaaatatatctttGGCTTAATAATTTATGCGGTTATAATGGTGCAATTGGTTTCAAAATTTGATGATATTTAATGTACCAGgttgaataaaaaaaatgacaTAGAATTTATTAAACTCATGTGGGTTCCGATGTCCGTGAATTTCGTACTTTAGCATGTGTGattagggatgttattcgggtcggaaccgaaccgaaccgacccaaacccgaataaaccgaaaaccgaataagggtaattgtatgaaccgaaaaccgaaccaaataagcaaCACGGGTTTGATTCGGTTCGGGTATTATTCGGTTCGATTCGGTTCCGatccgaataacccaaataacatataaaagatGATTAAGGAgctgaataacccaaataacatttacaatgtgattataactattgtattttgtattaattttgTAGCTTATGATAAACACGAATAACACGGGTTAACTATTCTTgatatataaaatgtaaaatcCAACCACCACAATCTTAAGATATAGTTATTAAGCAACATATTAAACACTAAATATTAAACATCCGAAACGCCTAAAAAACTATCTATAAgtatataagttaaacattaaacattacgTGGGTATTTGGGGTAACGATTGATAGAACACAAGACCGAATAAGCAATCGTGCAGGTGGaaaaaaatgtgacttttcatattcggttcggtccaattggaccgaataagcccttattcgggtaacccggaccgaataacccgaaaaccgaataagacTTATTTAAttacccgaaaaccgaatcgaattgcttattcgggtctaattcggttcggttcgaTTTGGTTTTCGGTTCAGTTCGGGTTTTCaggccaaattctcatccctatGTGTGATTTACCGAAAACatcatttatgattttttttttttttttgaaacggcgatatattaatataaacaaaaacaaaagagtaatatatatatatatatatatatatatatatatatatatatatatatatatatatatatatatatatatttgcatcATTATTCAGATAAAAATGAGATGGTCTCAGTGATATATCTGGATCTATATGAATATTATgtaatataaattaaaataaatttttgattaagcagctaaatttatttataaagataaaaaggcaaaaaaaaaaaaaaaaaaaaaaaaaaaaaactaataagttAGTGTCCAAGTGTCCATGATTGCATAATTGTTGTTGATAGTAATACTAATAGGAATTCCGCGTTTATTGGTCAAAGGATTGTTTTCTTCTCTGTATGTATTACATTTAAGCTACCTCTCATAAAGTTAAGGCCCgaaaaatgtaaaaaataaaacaaaaaaacattccTAGTGCCAAGGATTCCTTTTCGTTAATGTTCTAGTTGGTGTTGTGGTGGTCGAGCTACTTTTCTGCAAAATAAAGTAGATGTCAATTGTTAGTGTAGTTACAGCCAACATGAAAAAAGGTAAATTATCGACCAATTCTTTACTGTAATAACATATAACAGCCCAATAAAAGTGTAGTTATACCGATCTAGATTTCTTTGCTGTCTTGCCACGAATCCTGTTCTTTTGAGGTTTTAGTTTATATATCCGAACCATCCAATGATGAGTTGTGAACACCTCTTCAAAATGAGTCAACTTGAAATGTTTTTTCCCTATTTCAGTCCTCCTAACTCTATCATATCCTCTACCACCATCCGTCTCCACAAACCtatcaaaagaaataaaaaatcagTTATACATAAAATGTCGTTGAACAAAAAGTCAAAAAGTAGTAGATTTTTTACTAATTACCTgaaatatgatagtttatacaTAAGGCAGTTTAGCATGGTTGGAGTCGCCTGTGAATCAATTCGGTATTGCCCATCTCTCTGTGTATATGATGGATGATATTATTAGAATTCAGAAGagataaataaaaatcaaataagtAAACTTACAAGATAATCAGGCTCCTTGATATGTGGGAAGACACCTCCTCCTATACGAACCATCCATAGGAACTTATTTATATCATCACTAGAGTATCCCACAACACCTGACACGCACATGAACATCAATCAACAACTTTATATAATTAATTTcttattttcaattttccaaagaagAAAAAAGGAAAACCAACCTCCAAAAACAACAAGGACATATTTGACATCCAAGGAGTTGAAAATTTCCCAAGCAGCTTTTTCGGGTGATGACATGGCAGTGCCAACAGTAGCAATATGTGTGTTGTTCCATGTGTTGTTATCAACTATAACTGTACGGTTAGCCATTGCTGTTGTTTGGTAACCATAGTCCCACCATGATGCCACCTGAAATCCAAACCATGGTTaagaccttatatatatatatatatatatgctcattgaATACACTGAGCTACTTACTTTATCATCTACTTCAGTGTTATGGCTTAACCATGCGTAAGCCTCTCTGAAATCATCAAAAACATGAAGCCCTTCGGGTGAATGAGAAGTCAGCACAATTGAAGGAGCTGAATAAGCCTCTGCTGCAGCCCATACACTATGGACCTACACaaagggtaaaatcgtcatttaCTTTGTCATGCAGATGGTTCATTAGGTGCAAAAAAGAAAAGTATAGTTACCACATAGAAGGCACCCAACAACACAATTAAGAAAAGAGCAAAAATCGATGTGTCAACAGGCAAAACTAAAGGCCTCTTTTCAGTCTTCTTCTTCTTAGAACTCTCTTCCACAACCACCTTCTCTTTCTTCTTGTTTTTCTTGGAACCTCTTTCCTTCAACAACTCTTCTTTTTTGTCATTATTTTCCATGGACACATTACTAGCAGATGCTCCATCCCCTGCCTtagtggtcaaagtcaacaaaacaaTTTCAAGCACTAAAGAATTTCATATTGGAGATACTTACTTCAGTCTGGAGATTTTCAGATAGGTCAGATACATAGAATTTAATTGATCTTGTGAAAACATCAAAGGCTTCAGAAAGAGCAATTCCAGATAATATGCATGCAGCTGGAGCAAGCACAAGCATTAATCGTACCTGTCATGTCATTAAAGATCAAATTTTAACATGACATGAAATTAAGTATTTGAAAACAAGGGTAAAAACGTAAAATGACTAGAATCCTTACCATGACACTGGAAAAATATACCGACATTACTATGTAAAGGATGACAAAGGAACTTGCATCAGATAGAGGTGAAAAACATGCCTGCAACATTGTCACAAATAACAAGGGGTAAAATTGGAATAGGTAAGAGAGACTAAAAGGAATTGAGATGAACTTACAATAATTCCAGCAGGAACCAAGAATGCTAGTACATTTAGATCCATAAAGTAAGATGGCCAAGTAGGTGGTTGATGTTCACTGACACTTGCAATAATTGGAATGTATTTGCTTGCATATGTTCTAACACAATACAAAAAGGAATGTCACATGTCACATATCACATATAGAAAGTTTCTGAAAACATATAGAgcatattattaatattatttaaccCTATATTAAAATAGTTGTTAAACAAGAGACATGAAACTCACGGATCAAGAAGACTTAAACTTCTTCCACTCCATCCCTTTGTTGGACTAGATGCAACCACTGCTACAAGTACAGCTACTACACCACAGCATACCACCCTGAATGAatcaataaataatttattaattatgtAACCGTTTTTATAATTTCAGATTTGTAAGGTGGGACAACAAAAACATGTGATAATATAATCTTTtgttattgaaatttagttttatATGTTCTCTGCTAAATACTAATATAGGTTTTCAGTCATTTAAAAAAAGCTTTCAAGAAACAGTTTATTGAATtcttgaaaatttaaaacaaaataaaagatgggctTACATGCCAACTGATATAACAAGAGTGGCTGCTACTTTAAACATCTTTGGTGAGAGGATTCCTTTAATGTAATATGCAAGAGCGACCAAATGGATGATAATGAAAACCTGTAATAATGTTACAAAAACAAAGAGTTACTGATATCAATAAAGTtacaaaaaccaaaaagaaaaacTATGAGCAAGAATTTCCAACATCATCAGGAAAAAGAAATATCTGAAAGCAAGCCTAAAACTACACAATAATCATAAGAATCTAGGTTCAAAcatcaaaaagtaaatcaaaagaAATTGTATAAAGGTAGCATGAGGACTTTTTTTATAAGTTCAATACTCATCTAATGCAACATGCTCTATGTATCTTTATTATATTCTTTTGTTTGTGAGGGAAATGAATTTTATGTCAATGAGACCACTCAGAACTTAATTACTTTTAACTGGTTTTTGATTGTTGAATCTAAAAGCATTTAAATGCTAAATATCCCAAGAAGCTGTTGAAATTTATTAGGAAAATAAAACATGCTTAAAAAAATTTCCCTGAAAAGGTACAACTTGTAACTCACCAAAAATGATGCAAAATGTTCTGATGTCATGACTGCATTAAAACCAACAACAGGCACTAATGCTGCCAGTAATGTTCCCAAGACAACCTGCATAGAATAGCAAACAATGGTTATAAAGTATAAACCAAAAGCAATTGCATGTCTCCTttttagtattttaattttatattaatataaaactgGACCAATCAAACACTTACAAGTGGAGCATATGCAATGTAGAGCCGAGATGAATAGCGACCAGTCACAATGCAAAGAAGCACATGCATTGGTATCAGATTGATAATAAAGGTGTATCCTCCCCAAGAGCATACCTGAAAGATAAAAGAATTTAAGGAGACAAGACACAAAAATGAGAGATATAACAAGATATAAAAGATCTATAGCATGCCTACCATGTAGAAGTATGCAATTGAGTTTAAAGTAGCATAGAAAAGGGATCCTGTGTTCAATGTCTGCATATCCAGTAAAAAATCAATCTCAGAAAATAGTTTCATCATTTGTTAacagtattatttatttatttgtctaGAGAAACAAAACTTGAAAGTAAGTTGTACAAAAAGTTAACCTTAATGTAGAGATAGAAGGTGAAGATCAAAGCAAAGATGGCTACAGCTTCATTGTCATAGCTCCCAGCCACTGATCTAGATATGTAAGATGGAACCTGTAGAATATTTAACATAAACAGGTAAATCCACTAGGAGATCATGATACAGAGCAGAATCTGGGATTATTCCATATAACAACATGCATCTATCTTCATCTAAAAGAAAACTGAAACATCAGAAAATACCCAATGAATGATCTGCATACCATGGCCAGAAGAACTGCAGCTGTTAGTCCAGCACCTGCTCCTTTAACTTCCTATATAAAGGAAGGAAAACAAGAATGAGAGATTTCTATACAAGTTTATGTGTGTTATGGATTTAGAACAATCTAAAGACCAGAATGTGGAGATGGAAAAAACAAACCTTTGTCAAGAGATATGTTGCCCATGCAGCAAAGGCTGAGAATACAGGAGCAGTGAATACACAAACAGTTTCCACAGATAGGGGAATATTCAAGGACTGAAGTACCCTGCAATCATAAACAGTAATCAACAACAAGAAAGCCCAAAATCCCATACAAATGGGGTAAGGGCCTAGATTCCATACTTGAACTCCTGCATATGAAACTCTAACTTACAATGGAAATGTGGTGGAAAAGTATATGCAGAGGATAAAGAAAATATAGACAGCAACAACAGAGCATGCAATACACTATTGTTTCTAATATAAGCTTATAGTGTATTCCAACTAGTTTGGGGTAAAAGCCTTTGTTCTTGTATTCTTTGGTTATCAAGTAAAGAGACCTGTTATATATGAGATACTAAATTCAAGCTTGAAGGTTAAATGATTGGGTCATAACAAACagaaatcatttaaaaaaaaacgcaCTTCCATATTGTCCCAGCTGTTAGAGTCAATCCAGGGTAAACCGTTCCACCAATGACTCGTCCAAGAGGATACCTTAAGACAAGTAAGGAATAGGGTTTCATGTTAGTTTTGTTCATCAATAGACTAAACAAATGAGAAAAAAGAAAGGATCTAAATTTACCAGGTTCGATCATCAAACCAATTCCAGAAATCATATATCCCATTCTTCGTGAGAAACTGCAAGCCAAAGATATCTTGTAATAGGCAATGTCTTTAAAAATGGAGACATAAAGAAGGTATAGAGGTATACACAAGTAACATAAGTATAATGGGACTGAAAAAGAAAAGTTGCAGGTTCTAAAGTTCATGACTGGTGTAACTTTTGGGGAAGGGGACGGGAGAAAGGAAACATATGATATAAATGAGATTTCTAAATATTCCTGGATAAAATTAGGTTAGTACGGTAGCTTGGTTTCTGAAAATGCATACGATTCAATTATGGAAATCacaaataacttttttttatctaaaaatgAACGGGAAAAAATCTTTACAGATATCCTGGATGTTAAACCAAGGTGATGTAATACTCAAAAAACTTGAATTCTATCAAACTACCATCGCATAAACAAAAAACTGAAGTAATAGAAACAAAATGTTATAAATCAAACCTGAGTAACTCTGTAATTGAAATAAGGATCGAACTCGTGAATAACACTTTCATATTTAATAACCTGGAAGACAAATGTACCAAAAAAAGGAATTCATGTCACCAAACATTCAAAATCTGATCCATAAGTCTAATACTGAGCAGGGCGTTAGATCCAATGAACTCACCGAAAAAAGACGGATCGAGAATGCGAGTACGCCAATTAACAGGAGGATGAAGAATGCGAGAATATTTCCAGAGGCGTGCCGGAGAGTCGTCGACGGCGCTGCCGTTGTATCTGTAGAGGCCGCCATTAACGGGCGTAATTGCTttgatgtgtgtgtgttttcgtTCGGGTTTATAGCGATTTCGGTCGAGTCAACTAGACACGACAAAGAGAAGACTTGCTTCTAGCTCCCCATGTGTTCGTTTTTCccattttaccattttacccttggcaTTACATCTTAGcaccgtttgatagttgctgtcTGGGAAAGTGTTGTATGGGAAAGTGTTGTCTGGGAAAGTTTTCTGACCGGGAAAGAAACAATGTTATTTGATTgtacatatgactgactgtgctgaatgatgaaaaatgaccatattaccctgTTGTTTTATTCTATGATGGATAGAGTTGATGAATGATTATAGAAACATATAAATTatcatacaaaatcaaaattacacaGTAATCATTTAAAAATCCGAATACAAATTGTCTTACAAAGtaattaaacataaatcaatcAAAATCCAAATAGAAACATATTGAAATTGAAAATAACATACTAATTTGCATACATCTCTAAAGTAAACCGGGTGAAAGTAGTTGATTAGCAATCTGCTCACGCAAAGTAGCCATGTATTCACCGGCTTCTGAACCCCATTCTACGCCTTGTGTGTTTTTGCCTTCAATTCCTCCACCGTACACATCAAGATTAACCATAACGTtctcttcaaaattttcaaataactcATCTTGGATattgtatttccttataaaattatggatCGCGACACAAGCAATGACGATGTCTCTTTGTATCGGAAAAGGATAAGGAGCCATTTGTTTTAAAATTGGGAATCTCGCTTTCAATATACCATAGGCACGCTCAATAACatttctaagttgtgcatgaGCAAGATTGAACCTTTCTTCTTTAGTTAAAGGTCGACGTCCTCGAAAATCGGCTCACCAATACCTAGTGCCACGGTACGGAGCCATGAACCCACGAGTGTTGGTATATATGCTGCATCacaaatataatatttatctGTAGGCGACTGGCATTTATTATATAAAGAATATAGATAATAAAACTTATATAAAGAATATAAATAAACTTATATAAATATTAGAAACCTGGTGGAGGGAATGGAAATCCGGAAGACGGATtgaatgcaacttctttcaaaactcttGAATCATGTGGTATGCCTTCCCATCCAGCCCATacaaaggtgaa
This window encodes:
- the LOC111905290 gene encoding dolichyl-diphosphooligosaccharide--protein glycosyltransferase subunit STT3A; its protein translation is MAASTDTTAAPSTTLRHASGNILAFFILLLIGVLAFSIRLFSVIKYESVIHEFDPYFNYRVTQFLTKNGIYDFWNWFDDRTWYPLGRVIGGTVYPGLTLTAGTIWKVLQSLNIPLSVETVCVFTAPVFSAFAAWATYLLTKEVKGAGAGLTAAVLLAMVPSYISRSVAGSYDNEAVAIFALIFTFYLYIKTLNTGSLFYATLNSIAYFYMVCSWGGYTFIINLIPMHVLLCIVTGRYSSRLYIAYAPLVVLGTLLAALVPVVGFNAVMTSEHFASFLVFIIIHLVALAYYIKGILSPKMFKVAATLVISVGMVVCCGVVAVLVAVVASSPTKGWSGRSLSLLDPTYASKYIPIIASVSEHQPPTWPSYFMDLNVLAFLVPAGIIACFSPLSDASSFVILYIVMSVYFSSVMVRLMLVLAPAACILSGIALSEAFDVFTRSIKFYVSDLSENLQTEAGDGASASNVSMENNDKKEELLKERGSKKNKKKEKVVVEESSKKKKTEKRPLVLPVDTSIFALFLIVLLGAFYVVHSVWAAAEAYSAPSIVLTSHSPEGLHVFDDFREAYAWLSHNTEVDDKVASWWDYGYQTTAMANRTVIVDNNTWNNTHIATVGTAMSSPEKAAWEIFNSLDVKYVLVVFGGVVGYSSDDINKFLWMVRIGGGVFPHIKEPDYLRDGQYRIDSQATPTMLNCLMYKLSYFRFVETDGGRGYDRVRRTEIGKKHFKLTHFEEVFTTHHWMVRIYKLKPQKNRIRGKTAKKSRSKSSSTTTTPTRTLTKRNPWH
- the LOC111905291 gene encoding protein unc-13 homolog, producing MPIENTAGYMIPVLPSNDLSYPFGQQGLDLSDSELRETAYEIFVGACRSSGGGRPLTYVSQSSGRSSDKASSLPSLQRSLTLTAASKVKKALGIKHKKKNNSSESNASSTENRPATIGELMRVQMRISEQIDSRVRRALLRIAAGQLGRRIESIVLPIELLQQFKSSDFPNQREYEVWQKRKLKVLEAGLLLHPKLPLDRKDPSAQKLRQIIRAAHDRPIETGKYSEAFQTLRTITMELASRSSDDYTPDTCHWADGSPLNLRLYQILLEALFDVEEPTSMIEEVDEVLELVKKTWGILGIDEKLHNLCFSWVLFNHYVSTGQVENDFLFAADNLLLEIKKDAKSTLDSVYTKTLCSTLNSMLEWAERGLLGYHESFYRGNIDLMQSILSLALSAATILAEENPRENGGMKVIDVANAKVDIYIRSSMRKAFNQEIEKVRVSRKSTKSQLNSLPSLCILAQDVTDLAFTEKEIYSPILQKWHPLAVGVAVATLHSCFGQEIKKFVSGISELTPGVIQVLIAADKLEKDLVQMAVEDSVNSDDGGKSIIQEMSPYEAEGVIVDLVKSWIKTRVDRLEEWVDRTLQQEEWDPRANRERFAPSAVEVLRTIDETLEAFFLLPIPMHPDLLPELMSGLDRCLQDYILKAKSGSGSRRSFLPILPPLTRCKGGSKLNGVFKKKDRLQISQRRKLLPNTTTNGNDSSHSIQHLCVRVNTFHYIRKDLEVLEKRAIAHLKSNGIREGNFVKKHFELSLSACVEAIQQVCEATAYKVIFHELDHVFYNGLYTTEVSSSSRIEPFLQELEQNLEIIAETVQENTIRTRLITNIMRASFEGFLLILLAGGPSRNFTLEDSSMIQEDFKFLMDLFWSNGDGLPSDLIGKHSVVVKGVLPLLGIDTSLLIEKFKSLVVDNDGHVSSTKSRLPLPPTTEAWGPGEANTVLRVLCYRNDKEATVFLKKNYNFPKKL